One segment of Agromyces albus DNA contains the following:
- a CDS encoding alpha-E domain-containing protein produces the protein MLSRIAESLFWIGRYIERSDGTARILDVHLQLLLEDPWIDEDTACRSLLSVMGSEANEDVPLGRDDVIALLAVDRTHPASIAHSIAAARENARRAREIVSTELWEALNQTNARMPRRVAGDKTHEFFRWVRDRSALAIGVVDSATSRDEAWQFFSLGRALERADMTARLLATRSLTEASGPSWTTILRSCGGYEAYLRSYRGVPSTQSAAEFLLLDRLFPRSIISSVIRAEESLREIDPRAGRVGVTDQGQRLLGQIRSELEYRPIAEILTDLTAHMEHIQSVTSSASEAIRQRYFPTSVAPVWIGEVS, from the coding sequence ATGCTGAGCCGCATCGCCGAGTCCCTCTTCTGGATCGGCCGGTACATCGAACGCAGCGACGGCACCGCGCGCATCCTCGACGTGCACCTGCAGCTCCTGCTCGAAGACCCGTGGATCGACGAGGACACCGCCTGCCGGTCGCTCCTGTCCGTGATGGGCAGCGAGGCGAACGAAGACGTGCCGCTCGGCCGCGACGACGTCATCGCCCTCCTCGCCGTCGACCGCACGCACCCGGCGTCGATTGCGCACTCCATCGCCGCCGCCCGCGAGAACGCGAGGCGCGCCCGCGAGATCGTCTCGACCGAGCTGTGGGAGGCGCTGAACCAGACGAATGCACGGATGCCGCGACGCGTCGCCGGCGACAAGACGCACGAGTTCTTCCGCTGGGTCCGAGACCGTTCCGCGCTCGCGATCGGCGTCGTCGACTCCGCGACGAGTCGCGACGAGGCGTGGCAGTTCTTCTCGCTCGGACGCGCCCTCGAGCGCGCCGACATGACCGCCCGCCTCCTCGCGACGCGCTCGCTCACCGAGGCGAGCGGCCCGAGCTGGACCACGATCCTGCGCAGCTGCGGCGGCTATGAGGCCTACCTCCGCAGCTATCGCGGGGTGCCGTCGACCCAGTCGGCCGCCGAGTTCCTGCTGCTCGACCGACTCTTCCCGCGGTCGATCATCTCGAGCGTCATCCGTGCCGAGGAATCGCTGCGCGAGATCGACCCGCGTGCCGGCCGTGTCGGCGTCACCGACCAGGGGCAGCGACTGCTCGGCCAGATCCGCTCCGAGCTCGAGTACCGTCCGATCGCCGAGATCCTCACCGACCTGACGGCGCACATGGAGCATATCCAATCGGTCACCTCGTCGGCGAGCGAGGCGATCCGGCAGCGCTACTTCCCGACGAGCGTCGCGCCGGTCTGGATCGGGGAGGTTTCATGA